One Solea senegalensis isolate Sse05_10M linkage group LG3, IFAPA_SoseM_1, whole genome shotgun sequence genomic window carries:
- the LOC122765780 gene encoding fatty acid-binding protein, intestinal-like, producing MTFNGTWKVDRNDNYEKFMEQMGINVVKRKMAEHDNLKITIEQNGDKFHIKESSTFRTKDIDFTLGVPFDYSLADGTEVSGTWEMEGDMLKGKFTRKDNNKVLTTTRTLVGGELVQSYNYEGVDAKRIFKKQ from the exons ATGACCTTCAATGGAACCTGGAAAGTTGACCGCAATGACAACTATGAAAAGTTCATGGAGCAaatgg GTATTAATGTCGTGAAGCGCAAGATGGCAGAACATGACAACCTGAAAATCACCATTGAGCAGAACGGGGACAAGTTTCACATCAAAGAGTCCAGCACTTTTCGCACCAAGGACATTGACTTCACCCTGGGCGTCCCCTTTGACTACAGCCTGGCTGATGGCACTGAAGTCTCC GGTACATGGGAGATGGAGGGCGACATGTTAAAGGGTAAATTCACcagaaaagacaacaacaaggTCCTGACAACCACGAGAACTCTGGTGGGAGGAGAGCTGGTACAG AGTTACAACTACGAGGGAGTGGATGCTAAGAGGATTTTCAAGAAGCAGTAA